The nucleotide window tgtGCTTGCAATAGCAAAAGCCAGGCCCCTTTGGCACAAGCTAACCTAAAACATGGAGGGCAGTTTTGGGGAAGTCAGCTAAGATACATGTCAAACCAACAAATTCTTCTCTGGAATTCTGTGGAATTGTTTGTCTCGGACCCATCCATGGGGTGGTTCCCATATTGAGAAGATATCTGTGAATTTGTAACATGTTTGATCTGGAATCCTGTGTTGTAATAGAGTTATCTTTTAATAAAGCTTATTGGTCATCATCACTAATGAGCAATTGCAGTAAAGGTCCATCTCAATGAGAAGTGGAATCTCAGCCTGTAGGAGTGGTGTAGAATGATCCAGTAGTGACAGGAGTTTAATCAATAATTTGGCCCAATTAGGTACTCTATTAGAGAACAGACATAAGATATCTTTCAGTTGCTAGTTCTGCCTGAAGCCACAGCTATGCAGTTGCAGTTTCTATTTGAAATATATTTCCAAGTGACATCAGTGGGAGCTCCTTTTCCAAGGGAAATAAAATGCTTAGAAAGTCAGTTGACCACCTCATATGTTTATAAGCATGTTTACTAAGACTCCCCCCCCTCCGCCAAAACCACACAGAGAATGGGTGGTCGATGTCAtattctccagatgttcttggattacagttcccaacaTCTCTAATCATCCTGGATGCAGCTGaaatacaacaacatctggagttttCTGTCCATGAAAGAGAGTATGCGGGAATAGAAAGTATAACTTAACTCATATTCAGTCTTATTTTgtattacaaaaacattaaaatctgttAGATTGATGTCAGCACTCTTGATAATAACACATACACCCGTTTCGGCTTACAAACTGATTATTTCTGCATCTTTGCTAATCACAATTGTTTGCCCTCTATTGGTTTAACAAAGGAATATATGGTGCATATTACTGCTATAATTAATGAATCCAATTTAAATTAACTGCTGAAATATGTAGTTTAACTCTTCCTGGCATCTTTCTTCTACAGACTGCATGCAAGTACTGAAGACAAAATGAGCAATTTTACTTCCATATCTACATTTCTGCTGTGGAAATTCTCAGATGTACGAGAACTACAGATCTTATACTTCTTTCTGTTTCTAGCACTGTACTTGACAGCCATGACTGGGAATCTTCTCATCATTGCTGCAGTAGCCCTTGACCATCACCTTCATACACCAATGTACTTTTTCCTAACAAACCTGGCCCTGATGGACTTAGGTATTGTTTCTGTCATCATACCCAAATCCATGACCAATTCCATTATGAATAATCGGTCAATTTCTTATTCTGGATGTGCAGCTCaagttttcttttatttattttttggagcatcagatatttctcttctAACTGTTATGGCACATGATCGCTATGTTGCCATCTGCAACCCATTACAATATGAGACAATTATGCACAAAGGAGCCTGTCTTCAGATGGCAGCCGTTGTGTGGTTTACTAGTCTTCTTTATGCCATGTTACACACTTCTGGCACTTTTGCAAACACATTCTGTTCTAATGTTGTCAGCCAGTTCTTCTGTGAAATCCCAAAATTACTGAAGCTCTCCTGTTCTGACTTTTATTTAGTTGAAGTTGGGCTTATTGTTCTAGGTTGTTTTATGGGACTAGGATGCTTCATTTTTATCATCATAACATATATGGAGATCTTTTCCACAGTGCTCAGAATTCCTTCTGTTCATGGCAAGAAAAAAGCCCTTTCCACTTGCCTTCCTCACCTCACTGTTTTCTCCATGCTTTTCTTCACTGAACTCTTTGCCTATGTGAAGCCTCTCACTGATGCTCCTTCATATCTAGATATACCTTTTGCCATGATATATACCATAATTCCTCCCATGCTGAATCCATTTATCTACtgcatgagaaacaaagagatcaaGACTGCTTTGTGGAAATTCTTAGATTTTGGACATTGCTCTAAAACAATATTTAGAGTTCTGCATATGCTGTTCTGCATATGAATGGTTGGTTCTGcaatttttaatcttgtaatattACTCTTTCAATATTTGTAATTGTGTGATGCAGATTGCTCACTGATGTATCCACCTTTTTCTCCATGTCATTTAtctttatttcttcatttaaccctctttttaattttcttttttttttacgacACATACATTTTATGTACAATCACATGTATGACTTCTTACAGCTACCCGTGAGGGATTGAGTGGGTGTGCCTAGGGACTGATTACTGCTTCACTGTAAGAGGGGGAGGTACCATCAGCCTTGAAGTAGGAGGTGGTGAACCCCCTGATTTAGAGGAACTCACTACTCCCAGAAGTGTTATATAGCTATCGCCAAGTGGCACATATACACTTTTGAGGCAAAGTGCTTGAGAAGGTGTTGGCAGACCAGTTTTAAGGATACCTGGAGGAATATTATTGCAACCGTGCCAGTCTGGCTTCAGATCTAGCCATTGCATTGAAACTGCCGTGGTTACCCAGGTTGATGATATCTTTCAACAGATAGGGGAAATGTGATCCTGCTTggcctccttgatctttcagtggattttgatatttttgtccatggtatccttctggagcatctcaggggGGTGAGATTATGGTCACTTTGCTTCAcggttccactcatacctccagaaTCACTTCCAAAAATTGGGAGTCTATTGTTCAGCACAATGGGAACTGTCCTGTGGTAttccgcagggttccatcttgtcccccatgctatttaacatttatctgAAGCCAcagggagctatcatcaggagatttggagtgaggtgccatcaatatgcatatgacacccaactctacctTTCAATTCCATCTAAATCAAGGGACATGATTGAAGTATTGAACTGGTACTTGGAGATGGTGATGAGCTGCAAATGAGCCACTAAGTTCAAGCTGAATGCTGAAAAgatagaggtgttatgtgtccagaattCTCATgcccaggaggtggggagggagcctGTTATTGGTGGGATTGGTCTCCCCTTGAAGGAGTAGGTCTAcagcttggggatactcctggatccaacattgtcactggaggctcaggtggcctcagtggctgagAATGCGTTTTTTACTTTCAGGTTGGGTTATTGCAATGTCCTCTACGTGGgattgcccttgaagacaactcagcaatttcaactggtccaaaatgcagcagcctgaTTACTGACAGTTTGTTTCCAAGTTCCTCACCTTAGTGTTTAAAGTCTTAAATGAGAAATATCTGGAAGagctcctccttccctacaggcaCTCTTGGGTGCTGAGGTCAGCAGAGGAGTCCCTTTTGgtaattccaccaccctcagaagctcatgGTGTTGCTGGTCCATTAGCGGACATTCTGTGTGGCAGCCTctaagttatggaactccctccccacagagatgtgtcTGGTAACTTTACTGTACAgcctttggcaaatgctgaagatgcacctctttacactGGCTTTTGACCCCTGAGGTGTATGGTTtagttttaggacccaccttattttttgtgatgtgattttagatgtttttaacttctattaatgctgtattttaaaactgtttttacctgctctgggacctttgggtaaagcCAGAATAGATTTCTTCCAGACATTTGTTCCACGTTAAAAAGTCATGACATCTCCCAaacaatcctgagaagtgtatatacttatataccgcccgactagcaatagctctctgggcggtgaacataaaatagcataaaaatacaatgaataacaaaataatactaaaatacaatcaacaatccaatacaataaacatttttaaaattaaatcagtgtaacttaaaatgcttcagagaataggaaggttttgacctggcgccggaaggagagcagagtcggtgccaggcgtacttcctcagggagactgttccatagttcgggggccaccactgagaaggccctagatcttgtcatcaccctccgggcctccctgtgagttggaacccggaggagggccttcgtagcagaacgtagtgcacaggccggttcatatcggaagaggcgttccgcaaggtatcgtggtcccacaccgtattgTTACCTGcgctgggacctttgggtaaagggcaattattattattattattattattattattattattatcatcatcatcatcatcgcacCTATACTATAGCAAGAATGGATTTTTCcagacatttgttccactttaaaaagtcatgacatctcccaaacaatcctgagaagtgtagcttgtgaagcatgctgagacttgttagaagatccagtggccagagtggttaacagtcagcccctcttcccagacaatTGTAACGATTGTAACTATGTGAGGgtaatagggtgtctcctaacaactctcagcacccttcataaactacacttcctaggattctttgggggaagccatgactttttagagtggaataaatgtctggtgtggatgtggccaaggacagctttgatttaaatttgggtgttaGACTATGACTCTATCAATGAATCTAGCAGTTGAACACAGCAAACCTGGCCTGCCCACAATGCATGtttccagcctgctatgcttaaataaCTACACTTAAGCAAGGGTGGGCATGGAaatttgctacaatatatttcacctcccactgttttatcttgtgcaaagtaAGACACTCCTCACGTCCACTGGagaatattctgcagaatagtcagtgccctatttttttattgcatttatataccgccccgtagccaaagctctctaggtgttttacagcaattaaaaacattaaaaacaaatatacaattttaaaaacttttaaaaaccaatttaaaaacacatgctaaaatgcctgggagaagaggaaagtcttgacctggcaccgaaaagatatcagtgttggagccaggcgcacctcgtcatataagtcattccataatttgggggccaccactgagaagtccctctcccttgttgccagactcccagcttccctcagaggaggcacccagatgagggccttggatgttgagcatagtgtatgcatgggtttgtgtcgggagaggtgttccatcaggtattgtggtcccaagccatgtcaggctttataggtcaaaaccagcaccttgaattgagctcagaaacatacaggcagccaatgcaagcaggccagaatcggttttatatgttcgaaccatctggtccctgttaccaagcTAGCccttgcattttgcacaaactgcagtttccgaaaTATCTTCAtattattattccacaattgtttttggagtctttttaattgtaaattatgcaaagtgttgctgtactttacatattcacagaaacagaagcaaaataaaataattttctataagaaacgtcactaaaattgcaacgtATATTGAACATAtttaactatatcaactgtctcaaTATTGGCGTTTCCCTTCAAAACTTATTCGATATGAAGTAAAGGCCCTGCCTCAACGTAACTTTACttctcatctttgaccattgtaACACGGACATTAAATGTAAAGATTTAGTCATCTTTTTGGCAGCAACATGGCTTTCCATAGTTCAGACCTGGGAACAGCTGGAAATCCTAAACCTTTGCTTGTGGTACAAGAACATATGGAATATtgctattttgaaaaaaaaaactctCTGCGTTCACTTCAAGGTTGAGAAAAACCTGATGCATTTTACTTGGTTTGGTGGAACTTTATTTCATATATATTGGAGCATCAACTACATCAGCAACTCTCACCCACTTCTCAGGAAATTTAAAATCTTGAACTGGTCTtggaatatttgttttattttacaatGATATATATCATCCTGTATTTATGGTTGGTCTGTTTACCTATtatgaaaaatcaataaaaagcagtctttaaaaataatattggtgTTTCCttgctgctaaaacaagatcagcacatgtcttgtttctgctctttgggctgattgcagatgttgccaccactcaaaatattctcagaggcacatgttaccaaattcttccaggctacagaGGAAGTAAATTGGAAGCTGAAAgatgaacccaaattgtgtttgaatattttacaaatttgtagggcagtacaatatctcaggtctcctggtcccctggtgcattcactatatatgcctaatttccctgccttttcaagtttgatagaaatatctgttggctataggcattttcttaaaccgcaaggttttttttttgcctattaatgaataataCTAATATACCATATCAACAATAgggatgtgatttgctgttttgtAATGTTAGGTTCACCACGCCGTTTGATCTTCTGTCAATCCTGTTCTGTAGGGATACAAAAATAACTCCAAAGTGAATTTAATTTATGTAGAAAATACAATCAGGTGCAAATGGGAATTATACACCAAGCTCTCACATagagcacacatacacacacacacaaacagacacacacacaaatattgtgGCACCTCAGCACTTAAACATTTGACAACAGTACTTGGGTATAATCAAAGAAATCTGAGATAAGGCTAGAAATAGTTTTAACCAATAAGTGTGATTGTTTTTTATGCACCAAGACACATGTTACATGCATTAATTGTAACTGCAACTGACCACTCACTTTTCTCTTCTGGGCTATGCAGCACTTAAAATAGAGTAATTATTAGCATGAACCTAACATGTCGGTGTTACCACATCTGGGCCAGCCTGCTGCTTGACTACCACTTTTAGAACAGCTCTGTTGGCTTCTGCTCATGGAAAAACCCAATGAAGTCCAGACTGCAATCACAATCACTGCATTTGGGCCACTTTGCTGTCCCAGCAGTGTCAGACAATTGGCATCACTCAGAGCAAAGAAGC belongs to Rhineura floridana isolate rRhiFlo1 chromosome 11, rRhiFlo1.hap2, whole genome shotgun sequence and includes:
- the LOC133367717 gene encoding olfactory receptor 14I1-like — its product is MSNFTSISTFLLWKFSDVRELQILYFFLFLALYLTAMTGNLLIIAAVALDHHLHTPMYFFLTNLALMDLGIVSVIIPKSMTNSIMNNRSISYSGCAAQVFFYLFFGASDISLLTVMAHDRYVAICNPLQYETIMHKGACLQMAAVVWFTSLLYAMLHTSGTFANTFCSNVVSQFFCEIPKLLKLSCSDFYLVEVGLIVLGCFMGLGCFIFIIITYMEIFSTVLRIPSVHGKKKALSTCLPHLTVFSMLFFTELFAYVKPLTDAPSYLDIPFAMIYTIIPPMLNPFIYCMRNKEIKTALWKFLDFGHCSKTIFRVLHMLFCI